A genome region from Nicotiana tabacum cultivar K326 chromosome 13, ASM71507v2, whole genome shotgun sequence includes the following:
- the LOC107804649 gene encoding transcription factor RF2b-like, with protein MQDPSNPNSKNQTPSFSATFRPSHHRRAHSEVNFRLPEDLDLVSDPFDASAGSFEEIGSEDDFFSTYMDIEKLGTGSNPTDGFNNAAGSSSGLLVADGEKSFSRPRHRHSNSVDSSSLLLSESIEAKKAMAPDKLAELWTIDPKRAKRILANRQSASRSKERKARYITELERKVQTLQTEATTLSAQLTLFQRDTTQFTNENTELKIRLQAMAQQAQLRDALNEALKQEVERLKMATGEMSSSDAYNLGMQHIPYNQSAFFSHQTQSGPSESQNIQMQQFHSLQDSLLTPHRRLLAGHGQALPDTMQQDPLGRFQGLDIGGRGMHHVKTETPSISASESSSTL; from the exons ATGCAAGATCCGTCAAATCCAAACTCCAAGAATCAAACGCCGTCATTTTCAGCTACATTCAGGCCATCTCACCACCGGCGAGCTCATTCTGAAGTGAACTTCCGGCTGCCGGAGGATCTAGATCTAGTATCCGACCCATTCGATGCGTCGGCCGGGAGTTTCGAGGAGATCGGATCCGAGGACGATTTCTTCTCCACTTACATGGACATTGAGAAACTCGGCACCGGATCCAACCCTACCGATGGATTCAACAATGCTGCCGGAAGTAGTAGTGGACTACTGGTAGCTGACGGAGAGAAGAGTTTCAGTAGGCCACGTCATAGGCATAGTAATTCTGTGGATAGTTCGAGTTTGTTGCTAAGTGAGAGTATTGAAGCTAAGAAAGCTATGGCTCCAGATAAACTTGCTGAACTTTGGACCATTGATCCTAAACGCGCCAAAAG GATTTTGGCTAATCGGCAGTCTGCTTCTCGCTCGAAAGAGAGGAAGGCCCGTTACATAACTGAACTTGAGAGAAAGGTTCAGACCCTTCAAACAGAAGCAACCACTCTTTCTGCACAATTAACCCTTTTCCAG CGGGATACAACCCAGTTTACTAATGAGAACACAGAGCTTAAGATCCGTTTGCAAGCTATGGCACAACAAGCTCAGTTACGTGATG CTCTGAATGAAGCACTGAAGCAGGAAGTGGAAAGACTTAAAATGGCTACAGGGGAAATGTCCTCTTCAGATGCATACAATTTGGGGATGCAGCACATTCCATATAATCAATCAGCATTCTTTTCCCATCAGACACAGTCAGGGCCAAGCGAATCCCAGAACATACAGATGCAGCAGTTTCATTCCCTCCAGGACAGCTTGTTGACTCCTCATCGCCGTTTACTTGCAGGCCATGGGCAGGCTCTCCCAGATACAATGCAACAGGATCCCCTTGGTCGTTTTCAGGGTCTTGATATAGGTGGCAGGGGTATGCATCATGTCAAGACTGAAACACCTTCTATTTCTGCCAGTGAGAGCAGCAGTACATTGTGA
- the LOC107804647 gene encoding uncharacterized protein LOC107804647 codes for MDLEIKREKKKKKRAVFGQPKIKWGALIEDKAQALGEKLLDMGVWRSCGDASSMWTSTTNCIREASRAVLRVTKGFSRGHKGEWWWIGEVQGKVEANKVAYMKLVENADEEEKRTLRECYKKAKKEAKLAVTASKTATFERMYAELGGRGDDKRLFSLAKVRERKARDLDQVRCINDEDGKVLVEEACIRRRWQSYFHKILNEDGDRNIVLGELEISKNQRYFRFRRHIKIEQVEEYRERKRDLHMVFINLEKAYDKVPREVLWRCLEVSDVPVAYIRVIKDMYDGVKTRVRTVGGDSDYFPVMMGLHQGSSLTHFYFPLAMDMLTLHIQGEVPWCMLLTDDIVVIDEMRCRVNNRL; via the exons ATGGACTTGGAGATTAAgagggaaaagaagaagaagaagagagcagTATTTGGTCAACCTAAGATCAAGTGGGGTGCCTTGATTGAGGACAAAGCTCAGGCATTGGGGGAGAAGTTGTTAGATATGGGGGTTTGGAGGAGTTGCGGGGACGCGAGTAGTATGTGGACCTCGACAACGAATTGCATTAGGGAAGCTTCTAGAGCGGTGTTAAGGGTCACGAAGGGTTTTTCCAGGGGCCACAAAGGTGAATGGTGGTGGATTGGAGAGGTACAAGGTAAAGTAGAAGCCAATAAAGTGGCATATATGAAGCTAGTGGAGAATGCCGACGAAGAGGAAAAGAGGACGCTTagggagtgttataagaaggctaagaaagaggcaaagtTAGCGGTCACGGCGTCTAAGACCGCAACATTTGAACGCATGTATGCGGAACTTGGGGGTAGAGGCGATGATAAGAGACTGTTCAGTTTAGCCAAGGTtcgagagaggaaggctcgggacctggaccaagtgaggtgcatcaacgACGAGGATGGCAAGGTATTGGTGGAAGAGGCGTGCATTAGGCGCAGGTGGCAGTCATACTTCCACAAAATCTTGAACGAGGATGGGGACAGGAACATTGTGCTTGGCGAGTTGGAGATATCAAAGAACCAACGTTATTTTAGGTTTCGTAGGCATATTAAGATTGAGCAGGTTGAGGAG TATCGAGAGAGGAAGAGGGAcctgcatatggtgttcatcaaTTTAGAAAAAGCTTACGATAAAGTCCCAAGGGAGGTTCTATGGAGATGCCTGGAGGTTAGTGATGTTCCGGTagcatacattagggtgattaaggatatgtacgaTGGAGTgaagactcgggtgaggactgTGGGAGGAGACTCAGACTACTTTCCTGTGATGATGGGATTACATCAGGGTTCTTCTCTTACCCATTTTTATTTTCCCCTGGCGATGGACATGCTGACGCTCCATATTCagggggaggttccatggtgtatgttattaaCAGATGACATAGTGGTAATCGATGAGATGCGCTGCAGGGTTAACAATCGACTGTAG